A part of Marinobacter psychrophilus genomic DNA contains:
- the folK gene encoding 2-amino-4-hydroxy-6-hydroxymethyldihydropteridine diphosphokinase, whose product MMTDVFIGLGSNLADPASQLGRAIAELAALPNTSLVAQSPFYASKPVGPQGQPDYVNGAAWLSTSLKPHVLLNHLQNIEQAHGRERLQHWGPRTLDLDVLLYGQQTLNDDRLTVPHAQLSQRDFALQPLLDLNPKLTLPDGTALALLRQQCPDNQLRKLPPVARNDHS is encoded by the coding sequence ATGATGACAGACGTATTTATTGGCCTGGGTAGCAACCTGGCAGACCCGGCTTCGCAGCTGGGTCGTGCCATTGCAGAACTGGCAGCGTTACCGAACACTTCGCTGGTTGCTCAATCTCCATTTTACGCCAGCAAACCGGTAGGCCCTCAGGGCCAGCCAGATTATGTCAACGGTGCGGCATGGCTGAGTACCAGCCTGAAGCCTCACGTACTGCTAAACCATTTGCAGAATATTGAACAGGCCCACGGCCGCGAGCGCCTGCAACACTGGGGGCCACGCACGCTGGACTTAGACGTGCTGCTATACGGCCAGCAAACGCTAAACGATGACCGCCTGACAGTACCCCACGCACAACTGTCGCAGCGGGACTTTGCCCTGCAACCCTTACTGGACTTAAACCCGAAGCTGACCCTACCCGACGGCACAGCATTAGCACTGCTGCGCCAGCAGTGCCCTGATAACCAATTACGCAAACTGCCCCCAGTCGCTAGAAACGATCACTCCTAA
- the pcnB gene encoding polynucleotide adenylyltransferase PcnB: MPKRLVDKLRSFMPGSSRKKPLGYQRRDISRDQHSVSRTAISEPAKKVLHRLNKAGYEAYLVGGGVRDILLSGQPKDFDIATDATPEEVHELFRNSRLIGRRFRIVHVVFGREVIEVTTFRGNANPADDDDDDRKTSEHGQLLRDNVYGNLEEDALRRDFTINALYYCIRDFSVIDFANGVDDLNNRQMRLIGDPETRYREDPVRMLRAIRFAAKLDFAIEPATEAPIRELAPLLTHIPAARLFDEVLKLFSAGYGEATFDKLRHYDLLAPLFPDTASALAAGEPDELIRQALRNTDARIAQGKSVTPYFLFAAMLWPALQAEWRRCQDNGDPVQPALHSAISKVIGRQVQATSIPKRFSGPMKEIWELQMRLPRRQGKRALITLGHPRFRAAYDFLLVRESAGEIEPGLGQWWTQFQRLDERAQERMITDLDSGEAKPRKRRRKPVKRPPQD, from the coding sequence ATGCCTAAAAGACTCGTCGACAAACTGCGCTCGTTCATGCCCGGCAGCTCCCGGAAAAAACCCCTTGGCTATCAGCGGAGGGACATTTCACGGGACCAGCACAGTGTTTCCCGCACGGCCATCAGTGAGCCCGCCAAAAAAGTGTTGCATCGCCTCAACAAAGCGGGCTATGAAGCCTACCTGGTGGGTGGTGGCGTGCGCGACATACTGCTCAGTGGCCAACCCAAAGATTTCGACATTGCGACCGATGCAACGCCTGAAGAAGTGCACGAGCTGTTTCGCAACTCGCGCCTGATCGGGCGCAGGTTTCGTATTGTGCACGTGGTCTTCGGCCGCGAGGTCATCGAGGTGACAACCTTCCGCGGCAATGCCAATCCCGCCGATGATGACGATGACGATCGCAAAACCAGCGAACACGGGCAACTGCTGCGCGACAATGTCTACGGTAACCTCGAAGAGGATGCGCTGCGCCGGGATTTCACCATCAATGCCCTTTATTACTGCATCCGCGATTTCAGTGTTATTGACTTCGCAAATGGCGTTGATGACCTGAACAACCGCCAGATGCGATTAATTGGTGACCCGGAAACCCGTTACCGGGAAGATCCTGTGCGCATGCTGCGCGCCATTCGTTTCGCCGCCAAACTCGATTTTGCCATCGAGCCGGCCACCGAGGCCCCCATTCGCGAGCTGGCACCGCTGCTGACCCACATTCCCGCGGCGCGACTGTTTGACGAGGTGCTAAAGCTGTTTTCAGCCGGTTATGGCGAAGCAACTTTTGACAAACTGCGCCATTACGATTTGCTGGCACCGCTCTTTCCCGACACCGCCAGCGCGCTGGCAGCCGGTGAACCCGACGAGTTAATTCGCCAAGCGCTGCGCAACACTGACGCACGCATAGCCCAAGGCAAGTCGGTCACCCCGTATTTCCTGTTCGCCGCTATGCTATGGCCTGCGCTGCAAGCCGAATGGCGCCGATGTCAAGACAACGGCGATCCGGTACAGCCGGCTCTGCACAGTGCGATCTCCAAAGTGATTGGCCGCCAGGTACAGGCAACGTCTATCCCCAAACGCTTTTCCGGGCCCATGAAGGAAATCTGGGAACTGCAAATGCGCCTGCCACGGCGCCAGGGTAAACGCGCACTGATCACCTTAGGGCATCCGCGTTTTCGCGCCGCCTATGATTTCTTATTGGTGCGTGAGAGCGCCGGCGAGATTGAGCCCGGTCTGGGTCAGTGGTGGACACAGTTTCAGCGCCTGGACGAACGCGCCCAGGAACGCATGATTACAGATCTTGACAGCGGTGAAGCCAAACCTCGCAAGCGCCGGCGTAAACCGGTTAAGCGGCCGCCGCAGGATTGA